The Primulina tabacum isolate GXHZ01 chromosome 16, ASM2559414v2, whole genome shotgun sequence genome window below encodes:
- the LOC142528278 gene encoding uncharacterized protein LOC142528278: protein MRSMLDAAANGSLYRKTPTAALEIISNMAESNVGWQDNRREKKVGFLEMDALTAITAKLDGLTHQMTQLQTNRSTPVKLVNQIQGNSETVGGSSIDMQFMPDMSCEGIQCFGGDSLNYVGNQGRQQYNPYSFSYNQGWRNHPNFGWKQSENTIEQPYFNSPQHPTQQKPPQQPPKPPQGTGPSMPPGFKPQDSKSNLEDMLAKYIAGNEMRWQNHDVMMQRVETQLGQLATQMATRAPGSLPSDTEKNPKGVNAVTVTSPIKHEVVDVEDDVKEKGSSKQGPEDARKAGKSLNSNPNVDINSLSFPQRAKKLQLDTQISKFLEIFKKLHINIPFAEALAQMLSYAKFLKEILSNKRKLVDFETVKLPEECSAILQNKLPPKAKDPGSFSIPCTIGTSFFGKALCDLGASINLMPYSCFEKLGIGEVEPTTISLQLADRSIKYPRGVVEDVLVKVDKFIFPVDFVVLDMEEDREILLILGRPFLATGKALIDVHKGELLLRLNDESVVFNVFQSIKYPNDTSDCFRIDATDEFVEYGLQELLGEDPLAVCLTHSCSQEFGNQELDECIHYLEADRPISKTVNSRIGELGHIPRPLKSSIEEAPILEMKPLPSHLKYLFLLDNDKLPVIVSSTLTGTEEEKMLRVLRDNIKGIGWSIADIKGISSSMCMHKILMEADHETSTQPQYV, encoded by the coding sequence ATGCGATCTATGCTTGATGCAGCAGCAAACGGTAGCTTATACAGGAAAACGCCAACCGCAGCGCTTGAAATCATATCTAATATGGCTGAGAGCAATGTAGGCTGGCAAGACAATCGAAGGGAGAAGAAAGTCGGATTCCTTGAGATGGATGCTTTGACAGCGATCACAGCAAAGCTTGATGGATTGACACATCAGATGACACAGTTACAAACGAATAGATCAACACCAGTCAAGTTAGTGAATCAAATTCAAGGGAATTCTGAGACAGTTGGTGGATCATCTATTGACATGCAGTTCATGCCAGATATGTCTTGTGAGGGAATACAGTGTTTTGGGGGAGACTCACTGAATTATGTGGGAAACCAGGGTCGACAACAATATAATCCATACAGTTTCTCATATAATCAGGGCTGGAGGAATCATCCGAATTTTGGGTGGAAGCAGTCAGAAAATACTATTGAGCAACcatatttcaattctccacAACATCCTACACAACAAAAACCTCCTCAGCAACCACCAAAACCTCCGCAAGGTACTGGACCTTCTATGCCACCCGGTTTCAAGCCACAAGATAGCAAATCGAATCTTGAGGATATGCTAGCCAAGTACATAGCTGGTAATGAGATGAGATGGCAAAATCATGATGTAATGATGCAAAGGGTAGAGACTCAACTAGGGCAGTTGGCGACACAAATGGCTACACGAGCTCCGGGTTCACTACCTAGTGACACAGAAAAGAATCCGAAAGGTGTCAATGCAGTTACGGTGACATCTCCCATAAAGCATGAGGTAGTTGATGTTGAAGATGATGTGAAAGAAAAGGGATCATCCAAGCAAGGGCCCGAGGATGCAAGGAAAGCAGGTAAGTCTCTGAACTCGAACCCCAATGTTGATATTAATTCACTCTCATTTCCCCAAAGAGCAAAGAAACTGCAACTGGATactcaaatttcaaaattcctTGAGATTTTCAAAAAGCTGCATATAAATATCCCATTTGCAGAGGCTTTAGCTCAAATGCTCTCCTATGCAAAATTTCTTAAAGAAATTCTATCAAACAAGAGGAAACTAGTGGATTTTGAGACAGTGAAGCTTCCGGAGGAATGTTCTGCAATTTTACAAAATAAGTTGCCTCCAAAAGCTAAGGACCCAGGTAGCTTCTCTATTCCTTGTACCATAGGAACTTCATTTTTTggtaaagctttatgtgatttaggtGCAAGCATTAATTTAATGCCTTATTCATGTTTTGAGAAGCTAGGAATTGGTGAAGTTGAACCTACTACGATTTCCCTACAATTAGCCGATAGATCTATTAAATACCCTAGAGGAGTAGTAGAGGATGTTTTAGTAAAGGTTGACAAGTTTATTTTCCCAGTGGACTTTGTTGTGTTAGATATGGAAGAGGATCGTGAGATTCTTCTTATTTTAGGAAGACCATTTTTAGCCACTGGAAAAGCTCTGATAGATGTACACAAGGGTGAGTTGTTATTGAGGTTGAATGATGAGAGTGTAGTGTTTAATGTTTTCCAGTCTATCAAATATCCCAATGATACATCTGattgttttagaattgatgctACCGACGAGTTTGTTGAGTATGGTTTGCAGGAATTACTTGGTGAGGATCCTTTGGCGGTCTGTTTGACCCATTCATGTTCGCAAGAATTTGGAAATCAAGAGCTTGACGAATGTATTCATTATCTGGAAGCAGACAGACCGATTTCAAAAACGGTAAACTCGAGGATTGGGGAGCTTGGGCATATCCCACGACCTTTAAAATCATCCATTGAAGAAGCCCCAATCCTAGAGATGAAACCTCTTCCTTCGCacttaaaatatctatttttactTGATAATGATAAATTGCCAGTGATAGTCTCCTCTACTTTGACAGGTACGGAAGAAGAGAAGATGTTGCGAGTTCTGAGAGATAATATCAAAGGCATAGGTTGGAGTATTGCAGACATCAAAGGGATTAGTTCATCCatgtgcatgcacaaaattctgaTGGAGGCCGACCACGAGACATCTACCCAACCTCAATACGTCTGA
- the LOC142529817 gene encoding LOW QUALITY PROTEIN: acetolactate synthase 2, chloroplastic (The sequence of the model RefSeq protein was modified relative to this genomic sequence to represent the inferred CDS: inserted 1 base in 1 codon): protein MAATAPTSTSSAVRNQSTFSSSSNSPKLLARYALRIPRNTQKATAFVSRGRGLRICNVLSSPERETRQEEAFISRFAPDEPRKGCDILVEALEREGVTDVFAYPGGASMEIHQALTRSKTIRNVLPRHEQGGVFAAEGYARASGLPGVCIATSGPGATNLVSGLADALLDSVPLVAITGQVPRRMIGTDAFQETPIVEVTRSITKHNYLVLDVEDIPRIVKEAFFIARSGRPGPVLIDVPKDIQQQMTVPNWAQPMSLTGYLSRLPKPPSERLLEQIIRLISESKRPVLYVGGGCLNSSEELRRFVELTGIPVASTLMGLGSFPGSDEELALQMLGMHGTXYANYAVDKSDLLLAFGVRFDDRVTGKLEAFASRAKIVHIDIDSAEIGKNKQPHVSLCADIKPALKGLNWILEEKGEVGKVNLDFSAWREELKEQKMKYPLGYKTFGDAIPPQYAIQILDELTGGNAIISTGVGQHQMWAAQHYKYNRPRQWLTSGGLGAMGFGLPAAIGAAVARPDAVVVDIDGDGSFIMNVQELATIRVENLPVKIMLLNNQHLGMVVQWEDRFYKSNRAHTYLGNPAKETQIFPDMLKFAEACDVPAARVSMKDDLRAAIQKMLDTPGPYLLDVIVPHQEHVLPMIPSGGAFKDVITEGDGRTKY, encoded by the exons atgGCGGCCACTGCTCCgacctccacctcctccgccgTGCGCAACCAATCCactttctcttcttcatccAATTCGCCGAAGCTTCTTGCCAGATATGCCCTCCGTATCCCCCGTAATACCCAGAAGGCAACAGCATTTGTCTCCCGTGGCCGGGGACTTCGAATCTGTAACGTCCTATCTTCTCCGGAGAGGGAGACGCGACAAGAAGAAGCTTTTATCTCCCGATTTGCTCCCGATGAGCCGAGAAAGGGATGCGACATACTGGTGGAAGCGTTGGAACGGGAAGGCGTCACCGACGTGTTTGCATACCCTGGTGGCGCGTCGATGGAGATTCATCAGGCGCTCACGCGCTCCAAGACCATCAGGAATGTCCTTCCTCGCCACGAGCAGGGTGGGGTCTTCGCCGCCGAGGGGTATGCACGCGCCTCCGGGCTACCTGGAGTCTGCATCGCCACCTCAGGCCCTGGTGCCACCAATTTGGTGTCCGGGCTGGCTGATGCGCTCCTGGATAGCGTCCCTCTCGTGGCCATCACAGGCCAGGTTCCCCGCCGCATGATTGGTACCGATGCTTTTCAAGAAACCCCCATCGTCGAGGTAACTCGTTCCATTACCAAGCACAACTATCTCGTGTTGGATGTTGAGGATATACCTAGAATTGTGAAAGAAGCGTTTTTTATCGCGAGGTCCGGCCGCCCTGGTCCGGTCTTGATTGATGTTCCTAAGGATATTCAACAGCAAATGACAGTTCCGAATTGGGCACAGCCTATGAGTTTAACTGGTTACTTGTCTAGGTTACCTAAGCCACCTAGTGAGAGGTTGTTAGAGCAGATAATTAGGTTGATATCCGAGTCTAAAAggccggttctttatgtgggtggTGGGTGTTTGAATTCGAGCGAGGAGTTGAGGCGGTTTGTGGAGCTCACAGGAATTCCTGTGGCGAGTACGTTGATGGGACTTGGTTCTTTTCCTGGCTCGGACGAGGAGTTGGCCTTGCAAATGCTGGGAATGCATGGTA GTTATGCAAACTATGCCGTGGACAAGAGTGATTTGCTTCTTGCTTTTGGGGTTCGGTTTGATGATCGCGTGACTGGTAAGTTGGAGGCGTTTGCTAGTCGAGCCAAAATTGTTCACATTGATATTGATTCGGCCGAGATTGGTAAGAACAAGCAACCACATGTTTCCCTTTGTGCGGATATTAAACCGGCTCTCAAGGGTTTGAATTGGATATTGGAGGAGAAAGGGGAAGTGGGTAAGGTTAATCTTGATTTTTCGGCCTGGAGGGAGGAACTAAAAGAGCAGAAGATGAAGTATCCCTTAGGTTATAAGACATTTGGTGATGCCATTCCTCCTCAATACgcaattcagattcttgatgaACTGACCGGTGGAAATGCAATCATTAGCACTGGTGTTGGACAGCATCAGATGTGGGCTGCGCAACATTATAAGTACAACAGGCCTAGGCAGTGGTTGACTTCTGGTGGCTTGGGGGCTATGGGGTTTGGACTTCCAGCAGCCATTGGAGCTGCCGTTGCAAGACCAGATGCAGTCGTTGTGGATATTGATGGTGACGGGAGTTTCATAATGAATGTGCAGGAGCTGGCCACCATTAGAGTGGAGAACCTTCCGGTCAAGATTATGTTACTAAACAATCAGCATCTGGGAATGGTGGTCCAGTGGGAAGATCGTTTCTACAAGTCTAACCGGGCACATACATATCTTGGAAATCCTGCGAAAGAGACTCAGATTTTTCCCGATATGCTTAAGTTTGCAGAGGCTTGTGATGTACCTGCCGCTCGTGTGTCAATGAAGGATGATCTAAGGGCAGCAATTCAAAAGATGTTGGATACCCCTGGACCATACTTGTTGGATGTAATTGTACCTCATCAAGAACACGTCTTGCCTATGATCCCGAGTGGAGGTGCATTTAAAGATGTGATCACCGAGGGCGATGGAAGGACTAAATATTGA
- the LOC142528280 gene encoding secreted RxLR effector protein 161-like, whose amino-acid sequence MKDLCLADAIFGIKIHRTSEGLVLSQSHYVDKILEKFNNVESALAKTSIDTSKHLSKNRGESMSQLEYSRVIESPMYLMSCTRPDIAYAVSKLSRFTSNPGVEHWKAIIRLLRYLRYTRDHGLHYSRYPAVIEGHSDANWISDMKDSKSTSGFVFTLGGAVIA is encoded by the coding sequence atgaaagatTTGTGCTTAGCCGATGCAATCTTTGGAATTAAAATCCATAGAACATCAGAAGGGCTAGTCCTAAGTCAGTCACATTATGTTGacaaaatacttgagaaattcaaTAATGTTGAGTCTGCATTGGCTAAAACTTCGATAGATACCAGTAAGcatctatcaaagaatcgagGTGAAAGTATGTCTCAATTAGAGTACTCTCGAGTCATTGAAAGTCCGATGTACTTAATGagttgtacaagaccagacatagctTATGCAGTGAgcaaattgagtagattcacgAGTAATCCAGGAGTTGAACACTGGAAAGCAATTATCAGATTGCTAAGATACTTAAGGTACACTCGTGATCATGGGCTGCACTATAGCAGATATCCTGCTGTTATTGAGGGACATAGCGATGCAAATTGgatatctgatatgaaagactcAAAATCTACTAGTGGATTTGTATTCACTTTAGGAGGTGCAGTAATTGCGTGA